A genomic segment from Gracilinanus agilis isolate LMUSP501 chromosome 1, AgileGrace, whole genome shotgun sequence encodes:
- the MTFP1 gene encoding mitochondrial fission process protein 1 isoform X2 — MPNRGPDAQPDFYRDTWVRYLGYANEVGEAFRAMVPPSVVWLSYGVATSYVVADAVDKGKKARAALTSESGRTTKVAVAVVDTFIWQALASVAVPGFTINRLCALSHYTLSRATRWPLTARKWTTTALGLMAIPVIIHPIDRSVDFLMDSSLRKIYPSREKPSSE, encoded by the exons ATGCCGAACCGGGGCCCAGACGCCCAGCCCGATTTCTACCGCGACACGTGGGTGCGCTACCTGG GTTATGCCAATGAAGTGGGAGAAGCCTTCAGAGCTATGGTGCCCCCTTCTGTGGTATGGCTGAGCTATGGGGTGGCCACCTCCTATGTGGTGGCCGACGCGGTGGACAAGGGCAAGAAGGCAAGAGCT GCCTTGACATCAGAGTCAGGCAGGACCACGAAGGTGGCAGTGGCCGTGGTGGACACATTCATCTGGCAGGCGCTGGCCTCCGTGGCCGTCCCGGGCTTCACCATCAACCGTCTGTGCGCCCTTTCACACTACACCCTCAGCAGAGCCACCCGCTGGCCCCTCACTGCCCGCAAGTGGACGACCACCGCCCTGGGGCTGATGGCCATCCCCGTCATCATCCACCCCATTGACAG GTCAGTTGATTTCTTGATGGACTCCAGCCTACGTAAAATCTACCCTTCTCGGGAGAAGCCCAGCTCTGAATGA
- the MTFP1 gene encoding mitochondrial fission process protein 1 isoform X1: MPNRGPDAQPDFYRDTWVRYLGYANEVGEAFRAMVPPSVVWLSYGVATSYVVADAVDKGKKARAALTSESGRTTKVAVAVVDTFIWQALASVAVPGFTINRLCALSHYTLSRATRWPLTARKWTTTALGLMAIPVIIHPIDRCSPKDSPAPCSATLRHPEGCLPPPPVGVLGETTATPVDPVNELPVSPALKSQPEPYA; this comes from the exons ATGCCGAACCGGGGCCCAGACGCCCAGCCCGATTTCTACCGCGACACGTGGGTGCGCTACCTGG GTTATGCCAATGAAGTGGGAGAAGCCTTCAGAGCTATGGTGCCCCCTTCTGTGGTATGGCTGAGCTATGGGGTGGCCACCTCCTATGTGGTGGCCGACGCGGTGGACAAGGGCAAGAAGGCAAGAGCT GCCTTGACATCAGAGTCAGGCAGGACCACGAAGGTGGCAGTGGCCGTGGTGGACACATTCATCTGGCAGGCGCTGGCCTCCGTGGCCGTCCCGGGCTTCACCATCAACCGTCTGTGCGCCCTTTCACACTACACCCTCAGCAGAGCCACCCGCTGGCCCCTCACTGCCCGCAAGTGGACGACCACCGCCCTGGGGCTGATGGCCATCCCCGTCATCATCCACCCCATTGACAGGTGCTCCCCCAAGGACAGCCCTGCACCCTGTTCTGCCACCTTAAGACATCCAGAGGGCtgtctgcccccccccccagttggGGTTCTGGGTGAAACCACAGCTACCCCTGTGGATCCTGTGAACGAACTCCCAGTGTCTCCTGCTCTGAAGTCCCAGCCTGAGCCCTACGCCTGA
- the LOC123256935 gene encoding SEC14-like protein 2 yields the protein MAMQLTWDQKPPDSSGLLFFPFDGPPLKGKLKKLGFRDNIQDVLPLLPTPDDYFLLRWLRARSFDLQKSEAMLRKHVEFRKQKNLENIMSWQPPEVIQQYLAGGMCGFDLNGCPVWYDVIGPLDVKGLLLSASKQDLLRTKMRDCEMIRLICAQQSEKLGKKIETLTMVYDCEGLGLKHLWKPAVELYGEFLCMFEENYPETLGRLFVIKDVLRFDNTYSYIHAKKVSFTVEVLLPDKASEERLQQLGEKGLVPSQP from the exons ATGGCCATGCAGCTAACGTGGGACCAAAAGCCTCCTGACTCTTCAGGtctgctcttcttccccttcgaTGGCCCACCATTAAAGGGCAAACTGAAGAAGCTGGGG TTCCGGGATAATATCCAAGACGTGCTGCCCCTGCTACCTACCCCGGATGACTATTTCCTTCTCCGATGGCTCCGAG CTCGAAGCTTTGACCTGCAGAAGTCGGAGGCCATGCTGAGAAAG CATGTGGAGTTCCGGAAACAAAAGAATCTTGAAAATATCATGAGCTGGCAGCCCCCAGAG GTGATCCAGCAGTACTTGGCTGGCGGGATGTGCGGCTTTGACCTCAACGGCTGTCCTGTCTGGTACGATGTCATCGGGCCGCTGGACGTCAAGGGGCTGCTGCTGTCCGCCTCCAAGCAGGATCTGCTCAGGACCAAGATGAGGGACTGCGAGATGATCCGGCTGATATGTGCCCAGCAGTCGGAAAAG TTGGGTAAGAAGATAGAGACCCTCACCATGGTCTATGACTGCGAAGGGCTGGGCCTCAAGCATCTCTGGAAGCCCGCCGTGGAGCTCTACGGGGAG TTCCTTTGCATGTTTGAGGAGAATTACCCAGAGACCCTTGGACGCCTCTTTGTTATCAAAG ATGTCCTGAGGTTTGATAACACCTACAGTTACATCCATGCCAAGAAGGTCAGCTTCACCGTGGAGGTGCTGCTCCCAGACAAGGCCTCGGAGGAGAGGCTGCAGCAGCTGGGAGAGAAGGGGCTGGTACCTTCTCAGCCGTGA